In a single window of the Niabella ginsenosidivorans genome:
- a CDS encoding DUF3341 domain-containing protein — MAIKKFITGNFYDEAVLFPAVKKVRRAGYKIHDVYTPFPIHGLDKELGMKDTDLHIAGFIYGITGTTVAISFIGWALALDWQINFGGKPFFSLPAWIPIMFELTVLFSAVGMVLTFCWLCQLAPFVKKDHFNPRSTDDTFVMAIECTDKTNEAEAIAFLESAGAKDVQVQNRETGWWFGRYDRDSVVFGKKVAAV, encoded by the coding sequence ATGGCAATCAAGAAGTTTATAACCGGCAATTTTTACGATGAAGCAGTGCTTTTCCCGGCGGTGAAAAAAGTGCGTCGTGCCGGTTACAAGATACATGATGTATATACGCCGTTCCCTATTCACGGATTAGATAAGGAGCTGGGCATGAAAGATACGGATCTGCACATTGCCGGGTTCATATACGGGATTACCGGAACAACAGTGGCCATAAGCTTTATTGGCTGGGCGCTGGCGCTTGACTGGCAGATCAACTTCGGAGGCAAGCCCTTCTTTTCATTGCCTGCATGGATCCCTATTATGTTTGAGCTTACGGTATTGTTTTCTGCTGTAGGAATGGTGCTTACTTTTTGCTGGTTATGCCAGCTGGCTCCTTTTGTAAAAAAGGATCACTTTAATCCCCGCAGTACAGATGACACTTTTGTAATGGCCATTGAATGTACCGACAAGACAAACGAAGCGGAAGCAATAGCTTTTCTGGAAAGTGCCGGCGCTAAGGATGTACAGGTTCAGAACAGGGAAACCGGCTGGTGGTTTGGCCGTTATGACAGGGATTCTGTTGTGTTTGGTAAAAAAGTAGCGGCGGTTTAA
- a CDS encoding TAT-variant-translocated molybdopterin oxidoreductase, whose amino-acid sequence MNNKYWQGFGEFNKSEQFQKRVQDEFRDELPFEDFDSKGLLDAKAPRRDFLKYLGFSTAAATLAASCKTKIREAIPYGSKPDNIIPGEAKYYATTFVQGGEAVPVVAKVRDGRPIKIEGNDYLSTTNGGTSARVQASVLDLYDMHRLRFPQRQVGGKFEESTFDFIDKAIAAELAAAGTVVLLTSSINSPTTLDIIAKNPKIRHVQYDAISYNGILLANEASGFGKKIPTYRFDQASVIVGLGADFLGTWLNSEENAAGYAVGRRINEANPVMSKHYQFESFLSVTGSNADERFTHRPSETGAVALALLAALGGAVAAPALKDAKLSAGIAKVAAELKAASGKALVVCGSNDINTQVIVNAINNAIGAYGTTIDWSRADNSRKGTDKEFADLLAQMEGGQVDALLIYDANPAYDYFDAARFANALKKIKTTVSFGYRMDETTQLCKYIIPSHHYLESWGDAEPKTGVYSFIQPTIFPLFKTRNFQTSLLKWFGNAQDYEAYTRNFWIQKTGSEVAYHKALENGILEEAASGSGAYNAGAVAAAATSIAGAPVGAKDELVLYETVAIGPGYGAVNPWLQELPDPISKACWGNYALISIPKAKELGIDTGVDYEYYPDKPVIKISNGKTTVELPILVIPGMNANTIAVQVGYGRSEKLGRTAAGVGKNMFPFASLFPSGSISYFVPNITVESAGKKEKIAQMQIHNSYEGRVEVLRETTLATYRKTPNEVLDFRKKLAETYAKTTGDFRTEATLYGDHEKPGIKWGMNIDMNACTGCSACVVACHAENNVPVVGKSEVLRFHDMHWLRIDRYFVSDEANPDNLKGVVFQPMLCQHCDNAPCENVCPVAATNHSTEGLNQMAYNRCIGTRYCANNCPFKVRRFNWADYTGADSFPNNQDQKLVGVLDPVVHQMNDAVSRMVLNPDVTVRSRGVMEKCSFCVQRLQHAKLDAKKAGRPLKDGEAKTACQQACSTNAIVFGDARDKESAISQVRLNNPQRLFYSLEQLHVLPNVSYFSKIRNTDEIVLAGEHEVRDPEDEKRGIVEEPVKEGAHH is encoded by the coding sequence ATGAATAATAAGTACTGGCAGGGTTTCGGAGAATTTAATAAATCCGAACAATTTCAAAAGAGAGTTCAGGATGAGTTTCGAGACGAACTTCCCTTTGAAGATTTTGACAGTAAAGGTTTACTGGATGCAAAAGCTCCAAGAAGAGATTTCTTAAAATATTTAGGGTTCAGTACAGCCGCCGCCACACTGGCAGCAAGCTGTAAGACAAAGATCCGCGAAGCGATCCCCTATGGCAGCAAGCCGGATAATATCATTCCGGGCGAAGCCAAATATTATGCAACAACTTTTGTTCAGGGCGGGGAAGCTGTTCCTGTTGTTGCCAAAGTAAGGGACGGACGGCCTATAAAGATTGAGGGGAACGATTATCTTTCCACAACCAACGGAGGTACTTCTGCAAGGGTACAGGCTTCTGTGCTGGATCTGTATGATATGCACCGCCTTCGCTTTCCTCAGAGACAGGTTGGCGGCAAATTTGAAGAAAGCACTTTTGATTTTATAGATAAAGCAATTGCCGCGGAACTGGCGGCGGCAGGCACTGTGGTACTGTTAACAAGTTCCATCAATTCTCCCACCACTCTGGACATTATTGCTAAAAACCCGAAGATCCGCCACGTACAATATGACGCCATTAGTTATAATGGTATTCTTTTGGCAAACGAAGCGTCTGGTTTTGGAAAAAAGATCCCTACCTACCGGTTTGATCAGGCATCTGTAATTGTTGGCCTGGGCGCCGACTTCCTGGGCACCTGGCTGAATAGTGAAGAAAATGCAGCAGGATATGCTGTAGGGCGGCGGATCAATGAGGCCAACCCGGTAATGAGCAAACATTACCAGTTTGAATCATTCCTGAGCGTAACCGGTTCCAATGCAGATGAGCGTTTTACGCACCGCCCGTCAGAGACCGGTGCTGTAGCACTGGCGCTGCTGGCTGCTTTAGGTGGGGCCGTTGCCGCGCCGGCATTAAAAGATGCCAAACTGAGTGCCGGTATTGCCAAAGTAGCTGCTGAGCTAAAGGCTGCTTCAGGTAAGGCCCTGGTAGTTTGCGGCAGCAATGATATAAATACCCAGGTAATTGTAAATGCCATCAACAACGCTATTGGCGCTTACGGTACCACAATAGACTGGTCAAGGGCGGATAACTCCCGCAAAGGAACGGATAAAGAATTTGCAGACCTGCTTGCCCAGATGGAAGGCGGACAGGTGGACGCATTATTGATTTATGATGCCAACCCTGCTTATGATTATTTTGATGCGGCACGTTTTGCAAATGCCTTAAAAAAGATAAAAACCACGGTTTCCTTCGGCTACCGCATGGACGAAACCACGCAATTGTGTAAATACATTATTCCCTCGCATCATTACCTGGAAAGCTGGGGCGATGCAGAGCCAAAAACAGGCGTTTACAGCTTTATTCAGCCTACTATTTTCCCCTTGTTCAAGACCCGCAATTTCCAGACCTCTTTATTGAAATGGTTTGGGAACGCGCAGGACTATGAAGCATATACAAGAAACTTCTGGATACAGAAAACCGGCAGCGAGGTAGCGTATCATAAAGCGCTTGAGAACGGGATACTGGAAGAGGCTGCATCCGGCTCCGGTGCCTATAATGCTGGCGCGGTAGCTGCAGCAGCAACGTCCATTGCCGGAGCGCCGGTTGGTGCTAAAGATGAACTGGTATTATATGAAACCGTAGCTATTGGCCCTGGTTATGGGGCGGTAAACCCCTGGTTGCAGGAATTACCGGACCCGATATCCAAAGCCTGCTGGGGTAACTATGCCCTGATTTCTATTCCCAAGGCAAAGGAACTGGGAATAGATACCGGTGTGGATTATGAGTATTACCCGGACAAGCCGGTTATTAAGATCAGCAACGGTAAAACAACCGTGGAGCTTCCCATATTGGTGATTCCCGGTATGAATGCCAATACAATAGCAGTACAGGTAGGGTACGGCCGTAGTGAAAAATTAGGAAGAACGGCAGCAGGCGTTGGAAAAAATATGTTCCCGTTTGCATCCCTCTTTCCAAGTGGCAGCATCAGCTATTTTGTTCCCAATATCACCGTTGAAAGTGCCGGAAAAAAGGAAAAGATTGCACAAATGCAGATCCACAACTCTTACGAGGGCCGTGTTGAGGTATTGCGCGAAACCACTTTGGCCACTTACCGCAAAACCCCCAACGAGGTGCTGGATTTCAGAAAAAAACTGGCTGAAACGTATGCAAAAACTACCGGTGACTTCAGGACAGAGGCTACGTTGTACGGTGATCATGAGAAACCTGGTATTAAATGGGGGATGAATATTGATATGAACGCATGTACGGGTTGCAGCGCCTGTGTGGTAGCCTGTCATGCTGAAAATAACGTTCCCGTTGTAGGAAAAAGCGAGGTATTGCGCTTCCATGATATGCACTGGCTGCGCATTGACCGTTACTTTGTGAGCGATGAGGCCAACCCCGATAATTTAAAAGGAGTGGTATTCCAGCCCATGCTCTGCCAGCATTGCGATAATGCGCCTTGTGAGAACGTTTGTCCGGTAGCAGCAACCAACCATAGCACAGAGGGACTGAACCAGATGGCTTATAACCGTTGTATCGGTACAAGATATTGTGCCAATAACTGTCCCTTTAAAGTACGCCGTTTTAACTGGGCTGATTATACAGGCGCAGATTCCTTCCCGAACAATCAGGATCAGAAACTGGTAGGGGTACTGGATCCGGTGGTGCATCAGATGAATGATGCGGTAAGCCGGATGGTACTGAACCCGGATGTTACAGTGCGTTCAAGAGGTGTTATGGAAAAATGCTCCTTCTGTGTTCAGCGTTTGCAGCATGCCAAGCTGGATGCAAAGAAAGCCGGCCGTCCGTTAAAGGATGGTGAAGCAAAAACAGCCTGCCAGCAGGCCTGCTCCACCAATGCCATTGTTTTTGGGGATGCAAGAGATAAAGAAAGTGCTATCAGCCAGGTTCGGTTAAACAACCCGCAGCGTTTGTTCTATTCATTAGAACAACTGCATGTGCTGCCCAACGTAAGCTATTTTTCCAAGATCAGGAACACAGATGAAATTGTTCTTGCCGGGGAGCATGAAGTTAGAGACCCGGAAGATGAAAAAAGAGGGATTGTGGAAGAGCCGGTAAAAGAGGGCGCGCATCATTAA
- the nrfD gene encoding NrfD/PsrC family molybdoenzyme membrane anchor subunit: protein MSLNRYESQVRGPLVVGDKDYHQITEDICRPVEARPSKLWWVGFIISLGLLLFGVVSIYMDVTYGIGQWNLNKTIGWGWDITNFVWWVGIGHAGTLISAILLLFRQGWRTGVNRAAEAMTIFAVMCAGQFPIWHMGRVWNAFFVAPYPNTRGPLWVNFNSPLLWDVFAISTYFTVSLLFWYSGLLPDLATLRDRAKLKWRKLFYGVASFGWTGSTKHWQRHEALSLVLAGLATPLVLSVHTIVSFDFATSVIPGWHTTIFPPYFVAGAVFSGFAMVQTLLLVTRKVLNLEEYITIEHIDVMNKIIVLTGSIVGIAYLTELFIAWYSHVEYEWFAFKENRVNLTSPYGWAYYLMMGCNVLSPQIFWFRKMRRNLLVTFFMSILVNIGMWFERFVIIVTSIYRDYLPSSWSTYYSPSIWEIGFYMGTFGLFFTCYFLFSKFFPVIAMAEIKHILKRSGDNFKEGMTKDENETLEEFEHENAHH, encoded by the coding sequence ATGTCATTAAACAGATACGAATCGCAAGTACGGGGGCCGTTGGTTGTAGGAGATAAAGACTATCACCAGATCACAGAAGATATATGCCGCCCTGTAGAAGCCAGGCCAAGTAAATTATGGTGGGTAGGGTTTATTATTTCTTTAGGGCTCTTGCTGTTTGGTGTGGTATCCATTTATATGGACGTTACGTATGGTATCGGCCAGTGGAACCTGAACAAAACGATCGGCTGGGGATGGGATATCACCAACTTCGTATGGTGGGTAGGTATTGGTCACGCCGGAACGCTGATCTCTGCTATCCTGCTGTTGTTCCGCCAGGGTTGGAGAACCGGGGTGAACCGTGCGGCTGAAGCGATGACCATCTTTGCGGTAATGTGCGCCGGCCAGTTTCCTATCTGGCACATGGGCCGGGTATGGAATGCATTTTTTGTGGCACCTTACCCCAATACCCGCGGTCCGTTATGGGTAAACTTTAACTCCCCGTTGTTGTGGGACGTGTTTGCGATCTCTACTTATTTTACTGTGTCTTTATTGTTCTGGTATTCCGGTTTATTACCGGATCTGGCTACTCTGCGCGATCGGGCCAAGCTGAAATGGCGGAAACTGTTTTACGGGGTTGCTTCTTTTGGCTGGACGGGCAGTACCAAGCACTGGCAGCGGCATGAAGCGTTATCGCTGGTATTGGCCGGTTTGGCAACACCGCTGGTACTTTCGGTGCATACCATCGTATCTTTCGACTTTGCTACTTCGGTAATTCCCGGTTGGCATACCACTATCTTCCCTCCTTACTTCGTTGCGGGTGCGGTATTTTCCGGTTTTGCTATGGTGCAAACGCTGTTGCTGGTAACAAGGAAGGTATTGAATCTGGAAGAATACATCACTATAGAGCACATTGATGTAATGAATAAGATCATTGTACTAACCGGCTCTATTGTGGGTATTGCATATTTAACGGAATTATTTATTGCCTGGTACAGCCACGTGGAATATGAATGGTTCGCGTTTAAGGAAAACAGGGTGAACCTTACCAGTCCTTATGGGTGGGCCTATTATTTAATGATGGGGTGTAACGTACTGTCTCCCCAGATATTCTGGTTCCGCAAAATGCGCAGGAACCTGCTGGTTACCTTCTTTATGAGCATTCTGGTGAACATCGGTATGTGGTTTGAGCGTTTTGTAATTATCGTTACCTCTATTTACCGCGATTACTTACCGAGCTCCTGGAGCACCTATTATTCTCCTTCTATCTGGGAGATCGGATTCTATATGGGCACTTTTGGTTTGTTCTTTACCTGTTATTTCCTGTTCTCAAAATTCTTCCCGGTAATTGCTATGGCGGAAATCAAACATATCCTCAAGCGGAGCGGGGATAACTTTAAGGAAGGAATGACGAAGGATGAGAACGAAACACTGGAGGAATTTGAGCATGAAAATGCGCATCATTAA